In the Paroedura picta isolate Pp20150507F chromosome 15, Ppicta_v3.0, whole genome shotgun sequence genome, one interval contains:
- the SPAG5 gene encoding sperm-associated antigen 5 isoform X2, with amino-acid sequence MEESPARLEETPVIFSGFAGTMSPCANSWMTSLAWLEKSVPDSPVLETLHQSLPVLFRDKGTAITPVSMATAATWKTPPSLMEAGVNTSPGEVTSTEDNTTETDSLLGHRSHNQLGGLSRPVLEGCLESAFVMIEAFAHHLRACQELQRPVPHMEAAQQRTAMTQTPGECSDKSEMLRRVQQSVRQSHEVQSLAKRMAGTLEEMTGLSEGYAEYTKDGSRFAGAVQEDWRQMQLDYEAWRSMLAKCQGAMMRMKEEVKASRRERAQHQEICEKLKRTAVSLRHETDQVTQLAKTKACLEADLRATLQKAASAMKNEQKLLLQENELFSQQLVAKEQLLREMEGQMMQMSQEKETAEREWKTSRRELRELLDCREFMEQENRVCRSHVREVEEELKASRLALWERNAQLEDLKDARRVLGQEQEALRRELAACRADLQRAQGSVERFCQAVLEIQTVQARFSGLVASLQEEAADSTQGSGMCALAHQEPHSLGSSFVDSILRAVAERDQETPGIGSEASAFTKTSAVTLPTPEEVEQRLAASIRELQEVADQIGQLTSQQRKAAQEEVQSLQVEILQLECQRKTLEAQLEADEESHAATVAELSKTLNLHRQHLQEELSQLKQDLRKAETEAAVLWEELRGARAPDVGWVQEKVQLSQEVGKLRELLLEKSSENSELLFLKEQLYQAKQRLKRSKQVAEVMREAFTRLDTDVADVSELRHLLDLLE; translated from the exons ATGGAGGAGTCTCCGGCGAGGCTGGAGGAG ACCCCGGTCATCTTTTCTGGGTTTGCTGGGACCATGTCGCCTTGTGCCAACTCCTGGATGACTTCGCTGGCGTGGCTGGAGAAGAGCGTGCCAGATTCCCCTGTGCTGGAAACTCTTCATCAGAGTCTGCCTGTCTTGTTCCGAGACAAGGGCACGGCCATCACCCCCGTCTCTATGGCAACTGCAGCCACGTGGAAGACACCCCCAAGTCTAATGGAAGCCGGCGTGAACACATCCCCGGGGGAGGTGACGTCCACTGAGGATAACACCACAGAGACTGACTCCCTTCTGGGGCA CCGTTCTCACAATCAGCTGGGCGGCCTTTCCCGACCGGTGCTGGAGGGCTGCTTGGAGAGTGCCTTTGTCATGATAGAGGCCTTCGCGCACCACCTGCGGGCTTGCCAGGAACTCCAAAGGCCGGTGCCACACATGGAAGCTGCACAGCAGAGGACTGCGATGACTCAGACCCCTGGAGAG TGTTCCGACAAGTCCGAGATGCTCAGGAGAGTCCAGCAATCCGTGCGGCAGAGCCACGAGGTCCAGAGTCTAGCCAAGCGGATGGCGGGCACCCTTGAAGAAATG ACTGGCCTTTCCGAAGGGTATGCAGAGTACACGAAGGATGGGAGCCGCTTTGCAGGTGCCGTGCAGGAGGACTGGCGCCAAATGCAGCTCGAT TATGAGGCCTGGCGGAGCATGCTGGCCAAGTGCCAGGGGGCGATGATGAGGATGAAGGAGGAGGTGAAGGCCAGCCGGCGGGAGCGGGCTCAGCATCAAGAG ATCTGTGAGAAGCTGAAGAGGACGGCTGTGAGCCTGCGGCACGAGACGGaccaggtcactcagctggcaaaGACCAAGGCTTGCTTGGAAGCAG ACCTGAGGGCCACGCTCCAGAAGGCGGCATCTGCTATGAAGAACGAACAGAAGCTGCTACTGCAGGAGAATGAGCTCTTCTCCCAACAGCTGGTGGCGAAAGAGCAACTCCTCCGGGAGATGGAGGGGCAGATGATGCA GATGTCCCAGGAGAAAGAGACGGCCGAGCGGGAATGGAAGACAAGTCGGCGGGAGCTGCGGGAGTTACTGGACTGCCGAGAG TTTATGGAGCAAGAGAACCGGGTCTGCCGTAGTCACGTGcgggaagtggaggaggagctgaaggCCAGCCGATTGGCTCTGTGGGAGCGCAACGCCCAGCTGGAGGACCTGAAAGATGCCCGCCGAGTGCTTGG GCAAGAACAGGAAGCTCTGCGCAGAGAACTAGCCGCCTGCAGAGCCGACCTCCAGCGTGCTCAAGGCAGCGTGGAGAGGTTCTGCCAGGCCGTGCTGGAGATTCAGACAGTCCAGGCACGGTTCTCAGGACTTGTGGCCTCACTGCAGGAGGAG GCAGCCGACAGCACCCAGGGGAGCGGGATGTGCGCTCTTGCGCACCAGGAGCCGCACAGCTTGGGGAGCTCCTTCGTAGACAGCATCTTGCGTGCCGTGGCGGAGAGAG ACCAGGAGACTCCCGGCATCGGCAGCGAGGCCAGCGCATTCACGAAAACCAGCGCAGTCACTCTGCCCACGCCAGAAG AGGTCGAGCAGAGGCTCGCGGCCAGCATCCGGGAGCTGCAGGAAGTGGCCGACCAGATTGGCCAGCTGACCTCCCAGCAACGCAAGGCTGCACAAGAAGAGGTGCAAAGCTTACAAGTAGAAAT ACTGCAGCTTGAGTGCCAGCGTAAGACCTTAGAGGCCCAGCTAGAAGCTGATGAGGAATCCCATGCCGCCACCGTGGCGGAGCTGAGTAAGACCCTAAATCTCCACAGGCAG CACCTTCAAGAAGAGCTCTCCCAGCTCAAGCAGGATCTCCGCAAGGCCGAGACGGAGGCGGCTGTGCTGTGGGAAGAACTGAGAGGGGCCAGAGCGCCTGACGTGGGCTGGGTCCAGGAGAAAGTCCAGCTGTCTCAAGAG GTGGGGAAACTGAGGGAGCTCCTCCTGGAGAAGAGCAGTGAAAATTCAGAACTC CTTTTCCTGAAAGAGCAGCTGTACCAGGCCAAACAGAGGCTGAAGAGATCCAAACAGGTAGCAGAGGTGATGCGAGAG gCATTCACCAGGCTTGACACAGATGTGGCAGATGTTTCTGAGCTGCGCCACCTCTTGGACCTCCTGGAATGA
- the SPAG5 gene encoding sperm-associated antigen 5 isoform X1, protein MEESPARLEETPVIFSGFAGTMSPCANSWMTSLAWLEKSVPDSPVLETLHQSLPVLFRDKGTAITPVSMATAATWKTPPSLMEAGVNTSPGEVTSTEDNTTETDSLLGHRSHNQLGGLSRPVLEGCLESAFVMIEAFAHHLRACQELQRPVPHMEAAQQRTAMTQTPGECSDKSEMLRRVQQSVRQSHEVQSLAKRMAGTLEEMTGLSEGYAEYTKDGSRFAGAVQEDWRQMQLDYEAWRSMLAKCQGAMMRMKEEVKASRRERAQHQEICEKLKRTAVSLRHETDQVTQLAKTKACLEADLRATLQKAASAMKNEQKLLLQENELFSQQLVAKEQLLREMEGQMMQMSQEKETAEREWKTSRRELRELLDCREFMEQENRVCRSHVREVEEELKASRLALWERNAQLEDLKDARRVLGQEQEALRRELAACRADLQRAQGSVERFCQAVLEIQTVQARFSGLVASLQEEAADSTQGSGMCALAHQEPHSLGSSFVDSILRAVAERDQETPGIGSEASAFTKTSAVTLPTPEEVEQRLAASIRELQEVADQIGQLTSQQRKAAQEEVQSLQVEILQLECQRKTLEAQLEADEESHAATVAELSKTLNLHRQNEKELHDALSEQDKNLQQLIDQRRDVMHLQEELSQLKQDLRKAETEAAVLWEELRGARAPDVGWVQEKVQLSQEVGKLRELLLEKSSENSELLFLKEQLYQAKQRLKRSKQVAEVMREAFTRLDTDVADVSELRHLLDLLE, encoded by the exons ATGGAGGAGTCTCCGGCGAGGCTGGAGGAG ACCCCGGTCATCTTTTCTGGGTTTGCTGGGACCATGTCGCCTTGTGCCAACTCCTGGATGACTTCGCTGGCGTGGCTGGAGAAGAGCGTGCCAGATTCCCCTGTGCTGGAAACTCTTCATCAGAGTCTGCCTGTCTTGTTCCGAGACAAGGGCACGGCCATCACCCCCGTCTCTATGGCAACTGCAGCCACGTGGAAGACACCCCCAAGTCTAATGGAAGCCGGCGTGAACACATCCCCGGGGGAGGTGACGTCCACTGAGGATAACACCACAGAGACTGACTCCCTTCTGGGGCA CCGTTCTCACAATCAGCTGGGCGGCCTTTCCCGACCGGTGCTGGAGGGCTGCTTGGAGAGTGCCTTTGTCATGATAGAGGCCTTCGCGCACCACCTGCGGGCTTGCCAGGAACTCCAAAGGCCGGTGCCACACATGGAAGCTGCACAGCAGAGGACTGCGATGACTCAGACCCCTGGAGAG TGTTCCGACAAGTCCGAGATGCTCAGGAGAGTCCAGCAATCCGTGCGGCAGAGCCACGAGGTCCAGAGTCTAGCCAAGCGGATGGCGGGCACCCTTGAAGAAATG ACTGGCCTTTCCGAAGGGTATGCAGAGTACACGAAGGATGGGAGCCGCTTTGCAGGTGCCGTGCAGGAGGACTGGCGCCAAATGCAGCTCGAT TATGAGGCCTGGCGGAGCATGCTGGCCAAGTGCCAGGGGGCGATGATGAGGATGAAGGAGGAGGTGAAGGCCAGCCGGCGGGAGCGGGCTCAGCATCAAGAG ATCTGTGAGAAGCTGAAGAGGACGGCTGTGAGCCTGCGGCACGAGACGGaccaggtcactcagctggcaaaGACCAAGGCTTGCTTGGAAGCAG ACCTGAGGGCCACGCTCCAGAAGGCGGCATCTGCTATGAAGAACGAACAGAAGCTGCTACTGCAGGAGAATGAGCTCTTCTCCCAACAGCTGGTGGCGAAAGAGCAACTCCTCCGGGAGATGGAGGGGCAGATGATGCA GATGTCCCAGGAGAAAGAGACGGCCGAGCGGGAATGGAAGACAAGTCGGCGGGAGCTGCGGGAGTTACTGGACTGCCGAGAG TTTATGGAGCAAGAGAACCGGGTCTGCCGTAGTCACGTGcgggaagtggaggaggagctgaaggCCAGCCGATTGGCTCTGTGGGAGCGCAACGCCCAGCTGGAGGACCTGAAAGATGCCCGCCGAGTGCTTGG GCAAGAACAGGAAGCTCTGCGCAGAGAACTAGCCGCCTGCAGAGCCGACCTCCAGCGTGCTCAAGGCAGCGTGGAGAGGTTCTGCCAGGCCGTGCTGGAGATTCAGACAGTCCAGGCACGGTTCTCAGGACTTGTGGCCTCACTGCAGGAGGAG GCAGCCGACAGCACCCAGGGGAGCGGGATGTGCGCTCTTGCGCACCAGGAGCCGCACAGCTTGGGGAGCTCCTTCGTAGACAGCATCTTGCGTGCCGTGGCGGAGAGAG ACCAGGAGACTCCCGGCATCGGCAGCGAGGCCAGCGCATTCACGAAAACCAGCGCAGTCACTCTGCCCACGCCAGAAG AGGTCGAGCAGAGGCTCGCGGCCAGCATCCGGGAGCTGCAGGAAGTGGCCGACCAGATTGGCCAGCTGACCTCCCAGCAACGCAAGGCTGCACAAGAAGAGGTGCAAAGCTTACAAGTAGAAAT ACTGCAGCTTGAGTGCCAGCGTAAGACCTTAGAGGCCCAGCTAGAAGCTGATGAGGAATCCCATGCCGCCACCGTGGCGGAGCTGAGTAAGACCCTAAATCTCCACAGGCAG AACGAAAAGGAGCTGCACGATGCTCTGAGTGAGCAAGATAAGAACCTGCAGCAGCTGATTGACCAGCGCCGGGACGTGATG CACCTTCAAGAAGAGCTCTCCCAGCTCAAGCAGGATCTCCGCAAGGCCGAGACGGAGGCGGCTGTGCTGTGGGAAGAACTGAGAGGGGCCAGAGCGCCTGACGTGGGCTGGGTCCAGGAGAAAGTCCAGCTGTCTCAAGAG GTGGGGAAACTGAGGGAGCTCCTCCTGGAGAAGAGCAGTGAAAATTCAGAACTC CTTTTCCTGAAAGAGCAGCTGTACCAGGCCAAACAGAGGCTGAAGAGATCCAAACAGGTAGCAGAGGTGATGCGAGAG gCATTCACCAGGCTTGACACAGATGTGGCAGATGTTTCTGAGCTGCGCCACCTCTTGGACCTCCTGGAATGA